Within the SAR202 cluster bacterium genome, the region GTGTCAATGGCTTCGTAGGGGCGTTCTATGAACGCCCTGGTTGGTTACGAATACGGTTCCACTAACCATATTCCACGCCGTCGAGGGCGTTCATAGAACGCCCCTACGGCATGCGCAATCCGCGCTAGTTCGCGGACAGCGACGGCGCCTTTAGCTCGGGGCCGATCTCTTCCTGGGTGAGGGGGACCGCCTGCTTCTGGTATACCTGGATGCGGTACGACTCATGATCGGCCACGTACATGCGGCCCTTTTTGTCCAGGCGCACGGAGCGCGGACCCTGGAAGCGCTTCTCCGTCTCCATGTTCGCCATCTCGCGCAGGCGAAGGACGCGCTTCTGGTTCTTGATGAGCTGGATGGCAGACTTCGACAGGGTTGCGTCGCCGATGAACTTCTGGACGAACCGGCCGCCTTTGTTGTACAGGTTAACCCTGTTGTTACCCCAGTCGGCGACGTAGATATCGCCGTCGTCGTCTACTTCGATGCCTGCGGGCCTGGTTAGCTCCCCGTCGCCCGTCCCGGACTTCCCGAACTCGAATATGAAGCGGCCGTCGCAGGTGAACTTCTGGACACGGTCATTGCGCCAGTCGCTGACGTAGAGGTCTCCGAACTTGTCTTCTGCGATGCCCCAGGGGGTGTCGAATTCGCCGGGGCGGTTCCCCTGCGAGCCGAAGCTCATGATGAACCTTCCGTCTTTGGTGAACTTCTGCACCCGGTGGTTGAGAGCGTCGACGACGAACACGTCCTCTTTCGCATCGAACGCGATGCCGGCGGGCCGGTTAAGCTGGCCCTCCTTCGAGCCGTGCTGCCCCCAGTGGCCGAGGAACTGGCCTTCCTTCGAGTACATAGTGATCCTGTGACAGGCCTCGTCCGTGATGTAGAGGTTATCCTCTCCATCCAGGACGACCTGGATGGGCCACATCATCTCGTCTTCGCCGACGCCCTTCCGGTCGCGGCCCCACGCAAGCTTCCCGAATGTCCGCACGACCTGTTCGTCGAACGTGATCACTCGTATCGGCGCGGTGCACAGCACGTAGATCAGCCCGTCCTTGCCGATGGCGAGGTCCATGGGGAAGTCTGTGATCCTCTTGCAGGCGAGCGTTGTGAGGTACGGGAAGCCGACGCGGAGAAGGGCGTAGGGGAAGGTCATTCTGGCGCCTCCGTGTGCAGTGAAAAAAAGTAGTCGCTCGGTACATCGCTCCTCGCATTCGCCATCGCTGACCGTTGGCGAAGCAGGCGCGATGAATCCCGCGACTACAGAAGTCAGATCCGTTCAGTTTCTACTTGAAAATGGGTAGCTGCTCGAACTTGCCGTTCACTATGGGCACGGAGTCGAGGCCCATCACCTGTTCCAGGATCGACGCGTACATGCCGCGATAGTCGTAGGTGTGCTTCAAGTCCTCGCCATCGGCCAGGTCCGGCTGCTTGAGCGAGGGGTACTCGGCGTAGAAGCCGCCCTTGACGTTGTCGCCGATGATGAACGCGCCGCCGCCCGCGCCGTGGTCGGTGCCGCTGCCGTTGTCCGCAACGCGGCGGCCGAACTCTGTGAAGACGAGCATCGTGACGTTGTCCGCGGCATCATGGTCGCGCAGGTCGCGGAAGAAGTCGCTGATCGCACGGGTGAGGTCACTCAGCAGGATCTGGTGCATGGGGGCCTGGTTGGAGTGCGTGTCGTAGCCGCCGTGGTTGACGTAGAAGATGCGTGTGCCCAGGTCAGCCAGGTGAACGCGGGCGACGTCGCGCAGGCCACGCGCGATCTCGTTGCCGGCGTACTCAACTTTGGACTTGTACATCTCCGGGGCCTTCTTGATGATCTCAGCGCCCTGGAGCACGCTATTGCCGGTCTCGGACAGGTAGTCCATGACAGGGCCGGTGCCCATTGCGGGAGCGTACATCTCCTTGAAGCGGTCCAGCGCCTCCATGCGCTGCTCCTCAACGGTCAGGCCCGTCATCAGGCCGTAGTTGTCCAGGTCGCCTACGGAGGTTACCGGGACGCCCTTGGAGACAAGCGCCTGCGGGAGGCCGCGGCCGAAGTTGACGGAGGTGAGGACGTTCTCTTTCTTGGGGTCGAGCATCTTCGTCACGATGCCCAGCCACCCTTCGGTGGAGATTTTCACGGGCTCGCAGGTGTGCCAGATGTACATGCTGCGGAAGTGGGAGCGGCTGCCGCCGGGGTAGCCGATGCCCTGGACGATGGCCATTTTGCCGGAATCCCAGAACTGCTTCAGGGGCGCCGCCGCAGGATGGAAGCCCACCTGGTCGTTGATCTTGACGACCTTGTCCTCTTTGACGCCCATCGTGGGACGATAGTCGTAGTAAAGCGGGTTTGCGAAAGGCACTATAGTGTTCATAAAGTCGTTGCCGCCCGCGAGCTGCACGACCACGAGGACTGGGGGCTTCTTAACGCTTGTGACCATCTGTACACGCCTCCTGGGGGGTTAATAGAATTGATATTCCCTTGCCGACACCACTAGCTGTAACATCTTGCCGACCCGGGTTTCGCTCATTGCCCGATCGGCTGCGCTACGAAACTTAATAGGGCCGCCCGCGTGGGCGTGAGACAGCAGTCCCGCCCTTGTCTCCTTACTGACGGTTGACAGCCCCGCATGCTCCAGGCACAGGTCAACAAAGCGCTCCAGCGACACCGATTCCCCGTCTGTGCCAAGCCTGTCTATCAGGTCCTGGGTCCCGGGGACGCTCGTGTCCGCTATCTCGTTAACCGCGTAGTTGACCCTTTCGTTGAGGGTGCCGCCGTCTATCCATCCCTGGCCGGTTATCCAGCCCTCGACAGTCAGCGGGTTCATCAGCGTCTGCCCCATGGAGCCCATGGCGTTCAGGTGCTTGCCGATGCCGATCTCCGGCTCTTTGAAGGTGCCCATGATGCGGGCGAGGCCAGCGACCAGGTCGGTCGGGCTCTTTACCTTCTGGAACATTGCTTCCTTGAAGAAGTCAGATGTGAAAAGGGTGTGCATCAGGGGCCGCATCTCGCCGCGATGGCTGAAATAGGCCTCTGAGAGGGTTTCGATTGCTTCGATATTCCTGGGCGGGAGCTGGCTCCACGCTGAGACAGGCGGCTCGTCGGCCACGAAGAAGTTGTACAGGTGCCTGGCTACAAACCGTGCGGTCGCGGGCTGCCTGCAGATGATATCTATGATGTCCTCGCCGTTAAAGCGCCCGGTCTCTCCAAGGAACGTCTTCTCGGAGTCGTCGTGGTCTTCCGGGTGGTAGACGAATTTCGTCGGCCACTTCCCGTAAACGGTCCCGACCAGCGGCTGGTCGAACGTCCAGCCCGTGAACGCCTGTGTGGACGCCTTGACATCAGCCTCAGTGTAGTTGCCGGCGCCCATGGAGAAGAGCTCGAGGAGCTCCCGCCCGTAGTTTTCGTTCGGCTCGACTCGATGGTTCTCGTTGTTGTCCAGCCAGAAGATCATCGCGGGGTCTTTCGAGACCTCCACGAGGACTGTGCGAAGGTTCGTGAGGCCCACGCGCCTGAACGTCTCTATCTGGCGGCGGTTGGAGCGCGGGTGGCCCGCCTTGGAGCCGCCGCAGGCGAAGAGTTGGTGGCAGAACAGGGCCATCCGCTCTTTAAGAGGGTCGTGGCTGTTGAGCATCCGATAGAGCCACTTGGCGACGAAGCCGCCCTCGGCCCTGCTGATGTCAGGGTAGTAACGAAGGAGAAGGTCCTCGCCCGGGAAGCGGTGGTCGTCCGGCGGGAGGTTGCCCAGGTAGTAGCGCTGGAGGATATCGGGCTCGTCCAGGGCGCGAGGCGTGGGATAGACGAGCTCGCGCACGGTGGCGTCATAGCCCATGGCCGTGAACTCATCCAACTCTTCCTGAGTCGCACCGAATCCGGCGCGGCGGAGCAGGTGGGCGATTTGCGCCTTTTCAGTCTCAGGCATGGGCAGACTTCGTCCCAGGTTGTTCGGGCTTAGATACCGCTTTTTATCACGGCGGTTTCCGGCTGTCAAGGCCGCAAACGCTGCAACTATTTGCCGTGGCGAATATTATACGCTTCGATTATGATTTGTGCACTTCGAGGGAACACCAGCCGAATAGCGTAAGCCTCGGACCGGGGCTGAACGGAATAGTTCATACACTTTAATTATACGCTCGCCGTCGAAGTTTGGACTTTCACCTCGCGTCCGATGGCCCGGCGAGCGCGCACTGTGGTAAATTCACCGTTGAAGCGTCGGCGCGCCGTTCTGTCGTCGTGAGGCACTTTCGAGACAATATTAACCTGGAGTCATGACTGATGAAGAAGATAAGGGTGGGCATTATCGGCATTGGACAGGTAGCGCAGGCACGGCACATCCCGCGTCTCAAGCAGGACCCTGATGTGGAGCTCGTCTCCGCGTGGGCGCCGAAGGCCGAGAAGGCGCGCGCCGCTGCGGAGAAGGCCGGAATCAAGCACACGGCCGCATCGTGGGAGGAGATCGCCCGTTCCGGCGAAGTGGACGCGGTGGTCATTGCGACGCCGCCCGTTCTTCACCTCCCGGCAACGAAGCTCGCTCTGGAGTCCGGCAAGCACGTCCTCTCCCAGGCGCGCATGGCGCGGAACCTGAAAGAGTCGCACGAGATGTTGCGGCTTGCGAAGCAGCACAGCAAGCTCGTCACGGCGCTTTACCCCCCGCTACCCGGGTTGAAAGGCGACAGGGTTATGGAGAGGCTTATTAAGAAGGAAGGGTTCGTTGGAGAGATTCGGGAGGTAAGGGTAACGGGCCTGGCCTACAGCCCTGCGTCGGATGAGTACAACTGGCGCTACGACCCGGAGGCATCAGGCGTTAACGCGATGACTCTCGGCATGTGGGCGGAGGTGCTGCACCGTTGGGTTGGCCCTGCAAAAACTGTTGCGGCGATCGGGCGGACGTACTCAAAGACCCGCAAGGACCGCGACGGTAAGGCCGTGCCTGCCGGCGTGCCTGATTCCATTGGCATAACGGCGCAGCTTGAGAACGGGGCTATTGCCACCTACCACTTCGCCACCGGCGCGGCGGCCGCTCCCGACCAGGCGATAGAGATTTACGGGTCGAAGGGCGCGCTGGTCTACAAGCTCTTTGGGGACGAGATCCGCGCCGGCGCCGCGGGCGCAAAGGCGCTGGAGCCCATAGAGATTCCGGCCGCCGAGGTGCGAAATCAGACAACCGACCTGGAATGGATAAGGGCGATCCGTGACGGTACGCCGGTGAGGCCTGACTTTGATGAGGGCGTCCGCTACATGGAGTTCTCCGAGGCCGTTGCTCTGTCCATGAAGTCCGGGAAGACAGTGACGTTGCCGATGCAGCCCTCAATGGACTCCTGGGGCAAGCTGATAGGCTGACCCGTGCGCGATGCCGCGCCAGCGAGGTGCGATAATGTCGACCACTCCGTCCCCCGGCGAGGAGAATACGCAGGACCTGCCGCAACCGCAGCCGCGCGCGCCGGACAATTCGCTGGTCGCCTGGGAGCCATCGAAGCCAAAAAGCGGTAGCCTTCCAACGACCTGCCTCGGCGTCCTGGTCGCCCCTGTCCAGACGTTGCGGCGTGTCGTTGAGCACCGGCCTACCGGGTGGGCAATAAATATCATCGTGTTCCTGGGAGCGCTGGACGGCGTCATTGACTGGTCAACAGGCAACGCCTGGACACGCGCTTTCGGCGCCGAGGGGCCGGACAATGGCTTTTCGATAGGCGCAGCTATGGCCGGTGCGGTCATCAGCCCGGCCGTCCTCACCATCCTAATCGCGTTCTTCGCCGCCGTTGTCACGGCATCCAGCAGGGTGCTGGGCGGCAAGGGGCCGTACGCTGGGCTCTTCTCCGGGTTCGTTTTCGCGTACCTTCCCTCCTTGTTGTTTTCCCCATTTCAACTGGCGGCCATGGTGCTCGGGCTCTCGGAATCCGGCCTGCCGGGAGTTGTCGTGCTAGGCCTGTGGCTGTGGAGCCTGGTGCTGGCCGTGATCGCAGTTCGAGAGAATAACGGTTTCCGAACCCTTACAGCAATCGCAGCATTTGTCATTCCTACGGCGATGCTGATGGTATTCCTGTTCGCTCTCCTCGTATTTGCCGTCTTTTACCTTGCTCCCGCGCTCCAATAGCCAGGTGTCTCCACAGCATGTTCGTCTGCCCAATTGGGGTATTCCCCGGATAATAATTGATCCTGGGCGCGCTCATTTCAGCGCCGGGCTCGTACTGAACAATGCGCTTGTCAATAACGGTGCCGGCTCTATCTAGCGGCTGGCAATCCGCGGGTACATGACGGCGAACGCGATAAGACGCAGCGTTGTTGAGATCAGGAACAGGGACATGATCTGGTGCTCCAGAATTCTGGGCATGAAAGGCGCGATAATGCCGCCGAGCGCCAGTCCGAAGAAGCCGCCGGTTGAGACCATAGCCTTGAAGAGCCCTATCATCGAGGGCCGGTCGCCCTCGCCTGACTTCTGCACTATAAAGTTGTATCCCGCCAGCACCCAACCTGAGTACGTCGCGCCGGCCACCATGTGCACTGGGACCAGCCACCACACGTTCGGAGCGAGGATGAAGGCGGTGGGCCACACGCAGACAGGCGGGATTGTTAGCAGCACCACAAAAAGGCTGCCACGCGAGTCTACCAGGCGTCCCCAGAACGGCATCGCCACGGCCGTGGATAGGCTGGAGGCGAGGCCGAGCATGACGAAGGTCAGGTAGCTTACCTCCAGTATGCGAAGCAGGTAGACGGCGAAGAATGGCGAGGCGATGCCCATGAAAAAGTGGAACGTCGCCGCAAAGCGTATGAAGCGGCCCGTTGCGGTCCCCCTCAGGGCGGCATACTGTTTCCACGGCGCGACCGGCGGGGAGAGCCGGGCCTCCGGCCTCGGGTCAGGGACGCGCGTGAAGAAGGCCGCGGAGGTCAGCCGCGCCAGCAGCGCAAGTACGAACAGGCCGGCGAAGCCCCAGAGCACCGCGCCATCCAGCCGGTCCAGCACGGCCGCGCCGGTGATCGCCACGACGGTAGACGCCAGAGTCACCGTGGAGCCGCGCACGCCGAGGTACCGCCCTCGCCGGTGAGACGGCACCAGGTCCGCCATCCAGCTTCCCCAGATGGGCTCAATGAGGACGAGGAGGGCGTATGCAAGGGCGCCGCACGGGATGAGGACCCAGACCTGGTAGGCGGTTGGCAGCAGCGGGACCAGGCAGAGCAGCGCCCACGGGAGCGCGCCCAGCAGCGTGGCGAGCACGACCATTCGCTTGCGCCCGCCCAGCCAGCCCTGGAGTCTGGCGGCCATGAGCTGGGATATGGCGGAGAATAGCTCCGCAGCGGCGACGAGGAGGCCCATCTGCAGGTTCGTCGCCCCCATGCGGATCGCCATGGGACTCACGAAGTTGCTGTGGACTCCGAGGGCGACGGCGCCGACGCCCGATTCGCCCAGAAGCAGGCGAGAGCCGCGCTTGAGGGCCGCATCACTTGCGGTTGCCGCCTTTGTTGGAGAGGTCTCGGATGAGGTCATAAGTGCGGCTGGCCGCTACGCTTCGCCGCGGCCCTTCTTGTAGCGGGCAATGTGCTCCTTTACCGGAGTCCGCGCGACAAGCTCCGCAACCACTTCGAGCGGAAGGTCATCCAGCCTTTTGAAGCGTACGCAAGACTTTCCCATGTCCAGCTTCTTGCCTGAGGCCTCGTACCTGGATACAAACCACTCCTCTTCATGTTTGTCCATGTACACGGGGACGTAGAGGGACATGTAGTTCTTCTGGGAGGCCAGGGCAATGTATCCCAGCGGTTGGCCGTTATAGGTCTTCGGCAGCACGCTGAACGGGACGTACCAGCAAATCATGCCGTACGCCATGCCTTCCTCGTACCCCGGCGGCAGGTTGTCCCGGACCACTTTGCGGACCCTCACGATTGCTTCCTTCCGCTCCGGCGGGAGTGATGCTATGTAGTCTTCTACGGTGACGTCTCCGTATTTTTTCGGCATGCGGTTGGCTCCTTGGTCGGGCACGGGTTGGCGAAACAAGTCTACAGGATGAGACTGTGTAGCGGCCACCAGGCATTAATCGGTCATCTGACTTGAACGTTCAGTCGTTCACTCCTTCGCCGGTGCACGAAGATGGCTGTAGCGTAAGCGACTACCATTCCAACGGCCCAGATTTTAGCGATA harbors:
- a CDS encoding YIP1 family protein, with product MSTTPSPGEENTQDLPQPQPRAPDNSLVAWEPSKPKSGSLPTTCLGVLVAPVQTLRRVVEHRPTGWAINIIVFLGALDGVIDWSTGNAWTRAFGAEGPDNGFSIGAAMAGAVISPAVLTILIAFFAAVVTASSRVLGGKGPYAGLFSGFVFAYLPSLLFSPFQLAAMVLGLSESGLPGVVVLGLWLWSLVLAVIAVRENNGFRTLTAIAAFVIPTAMLMVFLFALLVFAVFYLAPALQ
- a CDS encoding DUF1501 domain-containing protein, translated to MVTSVKKPPVLVVVQLAGGNDFMNTIVPFANPLYYDYRPTMGVKEDKVVKINDQVGFHPAAAPLKQFWDSGKMAIVQGIGYPGGSRSHFRSMYIWHTCEPVKISTEGWLGIVTKMLDPKKENVLTSVNFGRGLPQALVSKGVPVTSVGDLDNYGLMTGLTVEEQRMEALDRFKEMYAPAMGTGPVMDYLSETGNSVLQGAEIIKKAPEMYKSKVEYAGNEIARGLRDVARVHLADLGTRIFYVNHGGYDTHSNQAPMHQILLSDLTRAISDFFRDLRDHDAADNVTMLVFTEFGRRVADNGSGTDHGAGGGAFIIGDNVKGGFYAEYPSLKQPDLADGEDLKHTYDYRGMYASILEQVMGLDSVPIVNGKFEQLPIFK
- a CDS encoding MFS transporter — encoded protein: MTSSETSPTKAATASDAALKRGSRLLLGESGVGAVALGVHSNFVSPMAIRMGATNLQMGLLVAAAELFSAISQLMAARLQGWLGGRKRMVVLATLLGALPWALLCLVPLLPTAYQVWVLIPCGALAYALLVLIEPIWGSWMADLVPSHRRGRYLGVRGSTVTLASTVVAITGAAVLDRLDGAVLWGFAGLFVLALLARLTSAAFFTRVPDPRPEARLSPPVAPWKQYAALRGTATGRFIRFAATFHFFMGIASPFFAVYLLRILEVSYLTFVMLGLASSLSTAVAMPFWGRLVDSRGSLFVVLLTIPPVCVWPTAFILAPNVWWLVPVHMVAGATYSGWVLAGYNFIVQKSGEGDRPSMIGLFKAMVSTGGFFGLALGGIIAPFMPRILEHQIMSLFLISTTLRLIAFAVMYPRIASR
- a CDS encoding DUF1800 domain-containing protein, yielding MPETEKAQIAHLLRRAGFGATQEELDEFTAMGYDATVRELVYPTPRALDEPDILQRYYLGNLPPDDHRFPGEDLLLRYYPDISRAEGGFVAKWLYRMLNSHDPLKERMALFCHQLFACGGSKAGHPRSNRRQIETFRRVGLTNLRTVLVEVSKDPAMIFWLDNNENHRVEPNENYGRELLELFSMGAGNYTEADVKASTQAFTGWTFDQPLVGTVYGKWPTKFVYHPEDHDDSEKTFLGETGRFNGEDIIDIICRQPATARFVARHLYNFFVADEPPVSAWSQLPPRNIEAIETLSEAYFSHRGEMRPLMHTLFTSDFFKEAMFQKVKSPTDLVAGLARIMGTFKEPEIGIGKHLNAMGSMGQTLMNPLTVEGWITGQGWIDGGTLNERVNYAVNEIADTSVPGTQDLIDRLGTDGESVSLERFVDLCLEHAGLSTVSKETRAGLLSHAHAGGPIKFRSAADRAMSETRVGKMLQLVVSAREYQFY
- a CDS encoding 6-bladed beta-propeller; translation: MTFPYALLRVGFPYLTTLACKRITDFPMDLAIGKDGLIYVLCTAPIRVITFDEQVVRTFGKLAWGRDRKGVGEDEMMWPIQVVLDGEDNLYITDEACHRITMYSKEGQFLGHWGQHGSKEGQLNRPAGIAFDAKEDVFVVDALNHRVQKFTKDGRFIMSFGSQGNRPGEFDTPWGIAEDKFGDLYVSDWRNDRVQKFTCDGRFIFEFGKSGTGDGELTRPAGIEVDDDGDIYVADWGNNRVNLYNKGGRFVQKFIGDATLSKSAIQLIKNQKRVLRLREMANMETEKRFQGPRSVRLDKKGRMYVADHESYRIQVYQKQAVPLTQEEIGPELKAPSLSAN
- a CDS encoding Gfo/Idh/MocA family oxidoreductase, translated to MKKIRVGIIGIGQVAQARHIPRLKQDPDVELVSAWAPKAEKARAAAEKAGIKHTAASWEEIARSGEVDAVVIATPPVLHLPATKLALESGKHVLSQARMARNLKESHEMLRLAKQHSKLVTALYPPLPGLKGDRVMERLIKKEGFVGEIREVRVTGLAYSPASDEYNWRYDPEASGVNAMTLGMWAEVLHRWVGPAKTVAAIGRTYSKTRKDRDGKAVPAGVPDSIGITAQLENGAIATYHFATGAAAAPDQAIEIYGSKGALVYKLFGDEIRAGAAGAKALEPIEIPAAEVRNQTTDLEWIRAIRDGTPVRPDFDEGVRYMEFSEAVALSMKSGKTVTLPMQPSMDSWGKLIG
- a CDS encoding DUF1801 domain-containing protein → MPKKYGDVTVEDYIASLPPERKEAIVRVRKVVRDNLPPGYEEGMAYGMICWYVPFSVLPKTYNGQPLGYIALASQKNYMSLYVPVYMDKHEEEWFVSRYEASGKKLDMGKSCVRFKRLDDLPLEVVAELVARTPVKEHIARYKKGRGEA